The following are encoded in a window of Solidesulfovibrio magneticus RS-1 genomic DNA:
- a CDS encoding alpha/beta fold hydrolase, with translation MARNFSLGGQDGPNFDGCVPTFDAPVHVTARIQADRAPAVALLHGLGDSRLAFEDAFATRYLAGASLIVPDMAGHGGSPAALDYSMEAATRRVRQVLDHLMEHHGLRPSRLYLVGHSVGGIPATFFCRDAAPGEVAGLILAEASVTRFGAFVSAHAEAARLSGRFGEWYAEFRDQTIFRDYLGKFPFCRHYYASLRFCREEAFLQTVLAVRRTSRALPGKWSHAAGQALAALPIPKLYAYGRDVAPETRAFLDEHAVPTRPFPTDCHFLMQAMPGEFYSMLGEFCS, from the coding sequence ATGGCAAGAAACTTTTCCCTGGGCGGACAGGACGGCCCGAATTTCGACGGCTGCGTGCCGACCTTTGACGCGCCGGTGCACGTCACGGCCCGCATCCAGGCCGACCGCGCCCCGGCGGTGGCGCTGCTTCACGGCCTGGGCGATTCCCGGCTGGCCTTCGAGGACGCCTTCGCCACCCGCTATCTGGCCGGGGCGAGTCTGATCGTTCCGGACATGGCCGGCCACGGGGGCAGTCCGGCCGCCCTGGACTATTCCATGGAGGCTGCCACCCGGCGGGTGCGCCAGGTGCTTGACCACCTCATGGAGCACCACGGCCTGCGCCCGAGCCGCCTCTATCTTGTAGGGCACTCCGTGGGCGGCATCCCGGCCACGTTTTTTTGCCGCGACGCCGCCCCCGGCGAAGTGGCCGGGCTGATCCTGGCCGAGGCCTCGGTGACGCGCTTCGGGGCCTTTGTCTCGGCCCATGCCGAAGCGGCTCGGCTGTCGGGGCGTTTTGGCGAGTGGTACGCGGAGTTTCGCGACCAGACCATCTTTCGGGACTATCTCGGCAAGTTCCCGTTTTGCCGCCACTACTACGCCTCGCTGCGCTTTTGCCGCGAGGAAGCCTTTCTCCAGACCGTGCTGGCCGTGCGCCGCACCTCCCGGGCGCTGCCCGGCAAATGGAGCCACGCCGCAGGCCAAGCCCTTGCCGCCCTGCCCATCCCCAAGCTCTACGCCTACGGCCGCGACGTGGCCCCGGAAACCCGGGCCTTTCTCGACGAACACGCCGTGCCCACCCGCCCCTTCCCCACGGACTGCCATTTCCTCATGCAGGCCATGCCCGGCGAATTTTACAGTATGCTTGGCGAATTTTGTAGTTGA